In one window of Gossypium arboreum isolate Shixiya-1 chromosome 4, ASM2569848v2, whole genome shotgun sequence DNA:
- the LOC108459450 gene encoding protein LAZY 1-like, whose product MKLLGWMQHKLRPSNIEPFKDFTIGNYCTCLLAHSSLGDNQRYEYGSRYSTLSQQEMENSITEFQGKGGEDNFGDETSNVISELFQGFLTIGTLGSQQIMSEPETPTFKVSLDNITEDETEVTENDLKLINDELGRFLEAEAEEHGSNESSGRNSQVSTITLSGKAIQAAASVEECGKTILCPLQGYLFGSSVELPEPRFEVKKEKASLAELFYRTKVAEEYNNNPMEKSGKEDTQTKQTTKPVKHLIKKILKKFHASSGKEETNSFSTKKKLQKVIKLFHRKIHPENSIAERESKMNNAPYSDNDYTGGDNMRFPQGSRSKAGLGNNKKTISKLPQYGLTGCTAATENGEHWIKTDADYLVLEL is encoded by the exons ATGAAG TTACTAGGGTGGATGCAGCATAAGTTACGTCCAAGTAATATTGAACCTTTCAAGGATTTCACAATCG GGAACTATTGTACCTGTCTTTTAGCTCACTCATCTCTCGGTGATAATCAACGCTATGAATATGGATCCAGATATTCAACCCTGTCCCAACAGGAAATGGAAAACTCCATCACAGAATTTCAAGGCAAGGGAGGAGAAGATAACTTTGGAGATGAAACATCCAATGTTATCTCGGAGCTATTCCAGGGGTTTCTCACCATTGGAACTCTGGGATCCCAACAAATTATGAGCGAGCCTGAAACGCCGACATTCAAAGTGTCTTTGGATAACATAACCGAGGATGAGACAGAGGTGACAGAAAATGATTTAAAGCTCATCAACGATGAACTGGGGAGATTCCTTGAAGCTGAAGCTGAAGAACATGGATCCAATGAATCATCAGGAAGGAACAGTCAGGTTAGCACGATCACACTCAGTGGTAAGGCGATACAAGCAGCAGCCAGTGTTGAAGAATGTGGGAAGACAATCCTATGTCCACTCCAAGGATATCTGTTTGGGTCATCAGTTGAGCTTCCAGAACCAAGATTCGAGGTGAAGAAGGAAAAGGCATCACTTGCAGAACTGTTCTACAGGACAAAAGTAGCAGAAGAGTATAATAATAATCCCATGGAAAAAAGTGGGAAAGAGGACACCCAGACCAAGCAAACCACTAAACCTGTCAAACATCTCATCAAGAAAATTCTCAAAAAGTTTCATGCTTCTTCAGGGAAAGAAGAAACTAATTCCTTTTCAACAAAGAAAAAGCTCCAAAAG GTCATAAAACTGTTCCACCGAAAAATCCACCCTGAAAACTCTATAGCTGAAAGAGAGTCTAAGATGAATAATGCTCCTTATAGTGACAATGACTATACTGGTGGAGACAACATGCGGTTTCCTCAGGGATCAAGATCTAAGGCAGGATTAGGAAACAACAAGAAGACCATCTCTAAACTGCCTCAATACGGGCTTACTGGCTGTACTGCTGCAACCGAAAATGGGGAGCACTGGATTAAAACAGATGCAGACT ATTTGGTGTTGGAGCTGTAG